The genome window ttttttttattcaCAACAAAAAAGTTCAGTCATACCACACCTTGCAGAGCCGACGAAAACGTGAACATGTTAGAATAcggtatttctttcttttttttccactAACAATAATGGCGACTGGCAGATTAACAGACAGTTTGGCAGGCATGGTGAacataaaatcaaacatatacaCACGACACGATTAATCAaaccttttttcttccttctttctctctatttctGTCACGCACAAACGCGTGcgcgcgcacgcacgcacacgtaAGACATTCACTCCGTCTTTCTTCCTTTCGACTTCCGTTTCACACCCGTGATTACTCTTACGGTATCCTTATTTTCTATATCCATGAGGTcctataatattataacgtagGCTTTAATATGCTATACTTGTAAGCTATTCTAAAAACTACCAGCTGCGTCGCCTACGATGCGGCACAGCCATCTTAATTAATATTAGGAATATCGGCAGTGAAATTCCAATGATAGACGCGGCGGGCAGGCAGTCAGTCCAGCAAAGTCTGTGGCACTTGCGCTGCTCCGGTGCAATAACGGATTAAAAAACTTGATCTTTAATCGGGGTGCCCCGCGcgttaatttttaacatttatcatTGCGACATTCACGGCAAAATGTCTAGAAagataatgaattaaaattagGAGGGCACCCCATTGTTCGAACAGAGCGATTCTCCATCTTTATTTCCACCATGGCACCTTCGTCATCATATTTACCATAGCTTACTAACGTCATTATCATCTGTTTTTTGTTccttatattctatattcatttgttttttctttcttttttgtttcccgtctatttcattttcttcttttattacggtttgttgaaaaataattttttttttctttctctctttacaaTACTTCCTTGTTTGATCGATCCGCGACGCCGCGGATCGCCGGTGTCATCGCTTGTATGATGAATCGATcggaaagaacgaaaaataGCGTCGAATTGTCCGAAACATAAAAAGTTACTAAGATTACAAATCACAAATGAAATCACAGACTTTCGTTGGTGGTTTGACAGAGGGGAGGGGGCCGCACATTGCAGTTAGAACAACATTGTAGGCATTATTCTTATATCAGGAAAAGTTTTGATGGGCCTCGTATATGTTTTTATCGGGAGTATCCTGTTTCTCTTGCAGCGGGTGACCCTCGACTCGATCTATTCCCATCCATTCTCCTTGATCATGTGAGCAAGCTCGATTATAAACTTGCCCTCTTTATACTTTTGACTCGACTCGAACGCATGCTCCTACAAAATTTCCAAGCGTCGTTAGTAAATACCCGGATCGATCTACGTGCATACACGTAGCTGTCTTCTTAGAAATTCCAGAGGGAACTTACGTATTTCCACCCAAGGGTGGTCTTACAACATTCACAGTAAATATCAGCGACAGCATGAAGGCCAGTTAACAGAACTCGCTCTTCCGCAGGACCACAGCCTACATTCACCCTAAAACAACAAGAAGACCGATCATTATTCTTTATCATTTACATAAATAGCCTATCGTATCGCGACAGACCAACGGGAATAGAAGAAGAGAGACGGGCAGAATATACAGAAAGCACGAGAAGTTTCACGGGTAAAATAACGCGTCCTACTTTCCATCGCGATTTGATCTCGCCTCTCTGAAGACATTAGCATACTTACACGGAATTAAAGAGATAGGCACGACCTTGACTGCCCTGGAAGGACTGCAATCAAAAGGAAAAAGCCTGTATAGTAGACTGCGCATAGTTGCACACATATGTAGAAGATATATAGGTGCATAAACACGCACAATACAGGTATACATCGATGTGTGCAGAGCTCGGAAATGAATGCGAGAAGTCTGTTCGTTACCTGATCTAGCACGGCTCACCTTAGAGATGAGTTCGTCGTGGTTGGCGAGGTGAGCACGGCAGTGAATGCACGAATAAGTGCGGTGACACGAGGGCAGGTATGCTTGAAAAGTTTTGACCATGATGGCGTATCCAAACAAGCAAAGAAATCTTCGCCcttgtcttcttcttcttcttcgtcgtcgtcgtcgtcgtcgtcgtcgtcgtcttcgtcgttaatttgtctccttctttttcttatcAAGTGTCCAGACGCCTCAATTCTTTTTCTCGACCTTCGTCTCGTCCTTCCTCTTTTTTCGTTCGTGAAAACGTCTGGCCGTTAACCAGTGACCgattaatatatcaaattttttccAATCGCGGGGTGGTGGTGCAAGAGTGGCCCCGTTCACCGCCGCTTCGTACTCCGATCAGCTGTTGAGCTGGTTCAGACAGCGCCGGTTCGGGGACACCTGTCAATAAACATCATTATTAGTAGTCAATATATACTCGCCGCTCTTCTCTTTGTATCTCTAATCATAGCAATTCTTATTACGGAGAGTTATAAGATCGACTGTGTGTTGTGCAACTTAAAATTACGCGCTTATAACATCTACGATGACGACGCGCGTTGTATGCCATTGTTCAGGGATAGCCGCGTGATCTAACTAACGCAATGCGTTCAATCCGATATCATTAATCTCTACCACGAACAGATGACATCTATTTGAATAGGATCATCGagattttattaaagataaaacgAAGCTAATATCTGTGAAAGTTAAAATACATGAAAAGGGATACCGCTTTCTTCTGGAAGAGTGAAAATAaacagagaaaaaggaagaaaaatgaaagctCTCTAATAGCCGTAATATCTTAAGGTAAAATATAGCTATATACTCGAGTCGAGTAAACAAAGGCAGTCACGTGCGAAATGGACTAAAATTACATTCGTTTGgccattaaaaataaaacaaacattgGCTTCTAAGCGTCTTCTTCAGAATCCGCGTTCTCGTTACGTTGTACGCTCCACACACTATTTACTCGCTATCATGTATATTTATTCCATAACTATCAGTTCCGAGTTATTTATAACGGCCTGTTAAATAACGTGCGTGCTCTGGCTCCAAGCACGTTAAACCGCGCGCTGTGGCTTACTATTTGAGTGTACTATGGAAAACCAACAgctgagaagaagaagaagcaaaggAGGGAGGAAAAATCTCAATACGGTTGCCGCATCGCGTCGGTAAGATAAAgagaaaagcagaaaaagtaTAGATAACATATGGTGCACCGCatatatgaaaataagaaaTGCATACGCGCGCACAGCGGCGGAACAGCGAAACTGCTTGAACATTTTGAAGCGCAATAGCATTGATGTACGCTCCATATCGAGCGACCGGCTACGCCACGTGCTGGCGTGTGTTCAAACAAAGAAAGGAGACAAGGTCTTTATTATGATGCACCTAAAGAAAGACTTCTTTATAAGGATCGAGGAAGCACGGGCCAGTCTCTCTTCTTGTTAAACGTTCACGCTTCCAACCTGTTTCTATacaatgttttttctttctttttgagaTCACACGATCTTAATATGAGAATCATTTGGAGAGAGAAAACTTTAAAATGTGGAAAGGGAAAGGATTTTATGAATAGCATTTGTACGACTTTAACCAGAATCTTTggtttaatagaaatttaaaaaaagatccTTTTAGGTAGGCGGTTGAACGAGGTTTGTAAAATGTTTGGAGAAAATACAGTGACCCTGGATAGAAAGGTAATTTTGTGAAAATCATTTCCAAATTCCAAGTCAAGGATGTTTAACGAACGATGCATCCCGCAGCAGAGGCACTCAGGGGTTGCCATATACTTGTAGTTCTTAAATGCAACTGCATCCTGTTGTACCTTACTGTGACCTTGAGCTGTCTGAAGGCCGCTGTACTCATCGTCAGAATCGTCAAGtttctttcatatttatctGCTAAAGATACTGAAACAAAAGCGTAGCATTTGGTTTGAAACGTCAATGTAAATTGTGCTTCAGGCAATCTCGAAAGAAAACGATTTCTATCTATCTATAGATACATCGTCGAAGCcttcttgaaaagaaaaatctcgAAGCAGGACGATCTTCGTTTTCTCCAGCGCCCATTGCCCAAAATTAATAACGCGAAAGATGGAGAGAGAAAAAACTAAGAATATCAACAACGCTGTAATTCAGTTCAAGGCCtcgaaataaaatgtaacatcgTTCATTAATATGAATGTGAAGTGCATCATAATTATGATAATCTCGTTTCCATATTGTATTGAAaaagacacacacacacacacatatatagtgGCGAAcgtacgaataaaaataagagagCTTTTGTTTTGTTAGACCTAGCGAGGTGTTCCTGCTTTATAAGAATGAAAGAACGGTAACCTCTTATTTGGATTAGAGAGCCAGACGCTTTCTGCGGCTTTAACCCGTATCCTCCtctccttcctcttttttccttcttcaaTCCTTCTTCGTCACGTCCTTTTCTTCGCCTAcgttccctctctttctctttctttccgtcctcctcgttctctttctttctcagcTTGAATCAATCGAAACAATGATTCGTCGTGGCCTTGCGATAACGGTACTATGTACTTCACTTTTCAGGCTTATGGCAGCGCGCGGAATTAACAGCCTGTGTGACACAATCGCCGGACACACTTCCTGCTGTATTATTTCTGACGCGTGAGAGTCACTCTAAAGAccataaaaaaaaggaaaagaatgcgacgtaattaaaacaaattataGCTCTGTTCAATTTCTTGAAACTAATTTTACTTTCTGTATGTTCAAACTCGTGGCACGTAGTTTCTTTACTAATTGAAATTAGCATATTTGAAATGGAACAACTTGAAAGAGAATGACGCTTCAAGACGATTTTAATCTGCCGAAAAGTAAATCGATACAATAATTcgattcatattttattttgaatgtCGACAAGGCACCGATCGGTCTGACAGAATAAAAGCGTACCTTACTTTCATTCACAAATACGTAAAACCGTTATCGGTTCGCGCGTGTTACATTTAAAGATAGGAATTCGCATTTGCGAACGATTATCTGCTAGGGTTAAGCTTGAAACGTAGTTTCATATCTAAATGCATAAAGTTATCTAATGGAACGACGCAGTAGtccataattatttcaaatactaagaatatgaattataaaaattataattatatttatagacTCTATAGACTCTATAGACTAACAAATTACGAGGACAATGATTAATATATGATAACTTGTAGCTTGTAATGTTTTGCTGACAATATTAACTGAATCGTGCAAAACAGCGCAGGAACTCTTGAATAAAAACAGGAATAGAACCCTTTAAATATAATGTACGATATAATAAAAGACGCTTCTAAGGttagattaaaaaatttcttaggCATCTCCTCGAGCATCCTTGAATACACTGACGATAAAGAACAACTGTATAGAATGGTGGCGCGGTTCGATGGCCGCGGACTATGAATCCGCAGAGAGGCCGTACAGCAAGAAAGAAGTTTCCCGACGAATTGTTGGGAACAAAGAGATGGAACACCGAGTCAATACACGGCCCAAGGTCATTGCTACCCGTCGCCGGCGCATCCTCGGAATTTCCGATTTTCTTGTCATCCTTTTTTTCCCCGTGCCATGCCGGTGCAGACGGCGTGCGCCGTGCGAGCCCACCTCGCCAATGAATAAGACACGAAGAATCCAGTGAAAGCCCGTTTCTACCCGCGATAGacgctttttcctttttcttcacctGCTGTTGATATATGATGCGTGTTATGTACTTACTACAGACGAAGCGTGCAATAGGGAAACACGTGGAACAGATGTCGTGCGGTGCAAACTGCGTAACCCTAAAGCGTACAGTTCACTCTCGAAAACTGAGTTGCGCAGCGAACAACTTCTAGTTGCGAAGTTGCAAACAGTCGCACACACGTTTTAGAGCGCGTGAGTGAGTCATAACAGTAACTCACGATGTTTACAGACAATGaaacttatttttaaaaatggtCATGTTTCCGTTCACCTTGTTCCAATACTAAAAGCAAAGgaaggaattttataaaatcgaaGGAGCATAGAAAACCATTTGGACGTTTACGTTTCGGTCGTGTTTTCATCGAGCGACAGAAACCTTACGATATTCGGTAGGATGATAAGATAAACGATTGGATTCTTCTGATACTAAAGATAGATATCGACACCAGAATTTCAGGACATCCGTAGACATTAGATAAAACGAAATAACCATTTATGCGATACACCGAACGTTTATCGGGAATTGAACGACGCATATGCTTTGATGTTTCAAAAGGTGAAtcgataaaacagaaattttacGTCGTACCTTATGTATCCTTTGATTTCtgctttaattttaaatttatatgccGTTTCAAGTATTAGTTACAAACGTGCATATTTATGAACATGTTTTTACGCGCGTTCCATGTAAATGTGTCTTACATGAATCTAATACGCTTAGAAGATCACGAGAGGCAAAAAAAAACGACTTATAACTTGATATACATACATGGAATTATTGAGAAATGTCGTTTCTTTCGAGAATTCAGGGTCAATAAAGAGGCAATTTGTAAAATGGTAAACAATATTGTGTCAAGATAAACGCAATAAAGATCTAAACAGATGATTAGATTAAATACCGATTAAGCTTTCGCAAAGGTTAACAGTCAGCGGTAAATGCAatcgatataaatattgtatatctTATCGGGTTTTTCCAATCAGGCGTGAAGTTTTTTTTCGGATGATCTCTACGTTAATATCATATAAGAAACATTCTCTTAACGTGAAATGATAACAATTGCAATGAGCTAGATCGTTAATTTCTCGATCGAAAGTTCGTCGAGTGACTTTCGCAGATTTTCGATTCGATATAAATAACGGagatagaatgaaagaaaaCCTTTCAACGACATTATCGCGGAATCTTCCCGCGGGAAATTTAATCGGCGCGAAAGATAATCAGGTTAGAGGAAAATTTCGTTAAGGCTTGCATTCTTCCCATCGATAATTTCACGTTTGCACGGCCAACTTATCCATTTTTAACTTAACCGGTAACTCTATCGATAACATTAAACTTCTCGACCGACAGAGCGATCGTGCACGCATTTCAAATAAAGAAGAAGGTGTTTTCGCTAGAAAATTATTCAATCATTTTTATTCAGATGTACACGTGTCtagaatagaaataattaatcatttgccttataatatcgaataatatcgATGGAAATTTGTGATTACAATCTCGTTCCGACGAAGGAAAATTACATTCGTAAAGATATCTAATTTGAactctaattttaatttcttatgactaaataaatattatgtacaatATGATATTACATCAGCGACTAACTAAATAACTGAATGTTCGCTCAAATAACTATGTACTAAAAAAGTCATAGAGCAAGGAGTTAACATCGACCATGAACGTTGAAAACGACGCGATGTTCATTTATTCTTCCCAATTGAAACCGACAACCGAACTAAACCGAACCGATCGTTTTGCCACTGTTCGCGTAGATGTTCGATTCATATTGACCAGCATCCCAAATGGCACCGAATGGACTACTCTATCAGAATCGTAAATTGAAACGATCGTAAAGATTCATGAAGCGTCGTTAAATAACACTTATGTTAATGATCGTTCGCGCACACATACGCGTACGACGACGCACAAAATTGTTTCAATCTAGTAGAAATGTGACGACCGTCGTAATAAAAGCACATGGATATATGGCTGACGGCCAACGGTACAAAAATTCTTGCCGATTCTAATTTGGTCCCGATGTCGAGGTACGATCCTCCACGTCCACGTATTATTGTTCTCGGCTCCATTGAATAAGGAGTTGCGGCCATCTTCGACTAAACTTCATTCAACGGAGCCAACACATACCACACGCATCATGTGGTAACCCAATACAAACACGTGACGAGCGCGCGATTATTCGGGATGCTGTTACAGCGAAATCACTATCGAGTAGATTAAGCTGAAACTATCGAAGTTCGCGAGGAGTCGCGTAGCACCTGTTTCAAGGACCTCGGCGAACCTTGCGTTCGTGTACCGTAGCCGTCTAACCAGAAATCAATTTTAATCGATTTCATGCTCGGCCAGCCATCTAAACTCTTCGGTGAACCGAATGTACGTATttgtttggaaattttgatACTTCTATTAAGTTCTAGATGGCTACACCATAGACTAAGAGCTAGTacacaatataacataataGGCTTCCCCTTAACCTTTCACTAACTCGATATAACAGGTAAGGTTAGTATAATAAAGTTGATATAAGCAGCTTAAAA of Bombus terrestris chromosome 5, iyBomTerr1.2, whole genome shotgun sequence contains these proteins:
- the LOC100642754 gene encoding protein yippee-like 1, encoding MVKTFQAYLPSCHRTYSCIHCRAHLANHDELISKSFQGSQGRAYLFNSVVNVGCGPAEERVLLTGLHAVADIYCECCKTTLGWKYEHAFESSQKYKEGKFIIELAHMIKENGWE